In the Limanda limanda chromosome 10, fLimLim1.1, whole genome shotgun sequence genome, one interval contains:
- the LOC133011492 gene encoding cilia- and flagella-associated protein 251-like, whose protein sequence is EEEEEEEEEEEEEEEEEEEEEEEEEEEEEEEGEDRSDEKEEEEEEDEEEEEEEEEEEEEEEEEEEEEEEEEEEEEEEEEEEEEEEEEEEEEEEEEEEEEEEEEEEEEEEEEEEEEEEEVEEEEEEEEEEEEEDEEEAKGEEEEEEEEGEEEEEEDEEEDEKEEEEEEEEEEEEEEEDEEEEEEEEEGEEEEEEEEGEEEEEEKEEDEKEEEEEEEEEEEGEEEDEEEEEEDCTEASTAGGEQQAGGVKSERAAHGRSVARGNTRRSTLPPRRLDGKFQSFLTFTTLLVTFGSRYLLITGRTDCALRVA, encoded by the exons gaggaagaggaagaggaggaggaggaggaggaggaggaggaggaggaggaggaggaggaggaggaggaggaggaggaggaggaggaagaggagggtgaggacaGGAGcgatgagaaggaggaggaggaagaggaggatgaggaggaggaagaggaagaggaagaggaagaggaagaggaagaggaagaggaagaggaagaggaagaggaagaggaagaggaagaggaagaggaagaggag gaagaggaagaggaagaggaagaggaagaggaagaggaagaggaagaggaagaggaagaggaagaggaagaggaagaggaagaggaagaggaagaggaagaggaagaggaagaggtagaggaagaggaagaggaagaggaggaggaagaggaagaggatgaggaggaagcaaagggtgaggaggaagaggaagaggaggagggtgaggaagaggaggaggaggacgaggaagaggacgagaaggaggaggaggaggaggaggaagaggaggaagaggaggaggaggaggatgaagaggaggaagaggaggaagaggagggtgaggaggaagaggaagaggaggagggtgaggaggaggaagaggagaaggaagaggacgagaaggaggaggaggaggaagaggaggaagaggaggagggtgaggaggaggatgaagaggaggaagaggagg ATTGCACCGAGGCTTCCACTGCAGGCGGCGAGCAGCAGGCCGGCGGCGTGAAGAGCGaacgag CAGCCCACGGACGCAGCGTTGCCCGTGGCAACACGCGGCGCTCAACCCTGCCACCGAGACGCCTCGATGGAAAGTTTCAATCGTTTCTAACTTTCACCACGTTGCTGGTGACCTTTGGCAGCCGCTACCTGCTGATAACTGGCAG GACTGACTGTGCTCTGCGTGTGGCGTGA